One region of Zingiber officinale cultivar Zhangliang chromosome 7B, Zo_v1.1, whole genome shotgun sequence genomic DNA includes:
- the LOC122004339 gene encoding uncharacterized protein LOC122004339 has translation MSANFDPSAEVVALRPEDPLATGRYICTVCSKGFQRDQNLQLQMRTHNINYELKKSGHTPSRRKKSAHNIDGLRVENGSVIDLCLGSSFSLMNSTEKSAGFGSTNRSLTNMCLYGTGEKASVQANSTAKNDFLDNTSASLTETGQKSNPSTAIPMLGSLSFMNNNTSQQFQAPVISGSSSGSTLLQKVGLMNSTAIAPLPSYFSGLVMKTPTNLFQTQQQEHMLSPAPEPSFLTSLPNLKSVPGNINSFSHHTQENDHSNLSRSAFSIYCPEYGDISSNNSPVTSYFRNFADSTDFYSWQKCKASAGFVNYFPDSTMASGNFPTGNPIQSLVNPYTLSGNIVPSSGRMMEIGGQSMMKPAETVYLPPRPMASSAVMRQKEEEVFDDGVTMNLLRLQEEGGGGRRVGRSPREHQNNNGAEIRDSD, from the exons ATGTCAGCCAACTTTG ATCCTAGTGCAGAGGTGGTGGCGCTGCGGCCGGAGGATCCGCTGGCCACCGGTCGGTACATTTGCACAGTGTGCAGCAAGGGCTTCCAGCGCGACCAGAATCTGCAACTCCAGATGCGCACTCATAACATCAACTACGAGCTCAAGAAGTCCGGCCACACCCCATCGCGCCGCAAGAAATCGGCTCATAACATCGACGGATTGAGAGTAGAGAATGGCTCGGTCATCGATTTATGTCTGGGTTCTTCCTTTTCCTTGATGAATTCGACAGAGAAATCAGCTGGCTTTGGGTCGACAAATCGTTCTTTGACAAACATGTGTCTCTATGGAACAGGGGAAAAGGCATCTGTCCAAGCAAATTCCACAGCTAAAAATGATTTCTTGGATAACACATCGGCCTCCCTAACTGAGACTGGGCAGAAGAGTAACCCCAGCACCGCCATCCCAATGCTCGGAAGCTTATCTTTCATGAACAACAACACAAGCCAGCAATTCCAAGCTCCAGTGATCTCCGGATCCTCATCCGGGTCAACCTTGTTGCAGAAGGTGGGGTTGATGAATTCCACCGCAATCGCTCCCTTGCCCTCGTACTTCTCCGGTCTGGTGATGAAGACGCCGACGAATCTCTTCCAGACTCAGCAACAAGAGCATATGCTGTCGCCGGCCCCCGAGCCAAGCTTCCTCACCTCACTTCCGAATCTAAAATCCGTGCCTGGAAACATAAATTCATTCTCACATCACACGCAGGAGAACGATCACAGCAACCTGAGCAGGAGTGCCTTCTCGATCTACTGCCCGGAATACGGTGACATTTCGTCGAACAACTCACCGGTGACTTCCTACTTCCGCAATTTCGCGGATAGCACCGACTTTTACTCTTGGCAGAAGTGTAAGGCATCCGCTGGCTTCGTGAATTACTTCCCCGACTCGACCATGGCGTCCGGAAATTTTCCTACAGGTAATCCAATTCAATCGCTTGTGAATCCGTATACTTTGTCCGGCAACATCGTGCCGAGCAGTGGGCGAATGATGGAAATAGGAGGGCAGAGCATGATGAAGCCCGCTGAAACGGTGTATTTACCTCCGCGTCCAATGGCGAGCTCTGCGGTGATGAGGCAGAAGGAGGAGGAAGTGTTCGATGATGGGGTCACAATGAATCTGCTGCGGCTACAAGAAGAAGGGGGCGGCGGAAGACGCGTAGGGAGGTCTCCACGAGAACACCAAAACAACAACGGGGCAGAAATAAGAGATTCGGATTAA